A region of Geobacillus sp. 46C-IIa DNA encodes the following proteins:
- a CDS encoding phage tail tube protein yields the protein MAITRYLMIGEETEFGVEAAQYAETLDPESVSIEPAEDDKLIYEGISGLDRVAQLGVYSTGGAITLPLDDKATGWFWKWALGGYEVTGDATTGYTHTFYPARSALMPSFSAKVGKDIMEHVFLGNVIESLELEIENEWALLTVNTLGASDKRAPLATNIQFTEGNVFTAPMAALEKDGTDMSASVNSLTLTVETGADIESAQGFGSRFPKKAFMGSMVVTLEVALGFDSDQELIAFWGGADGPSTDTLQEFGYTLHLGSNLDIIFPRLIYTASSQPVEGREGIVQTVTARALFDQATGTGPIQVSLTNDKASYTVA from the coding sequence ATGGCGATTACTCGCTACTTGATGATTGGCGAGGAAACGGAATTCGGGGTGGAAGCGGCGCAATATGCAGAAACACTTGACCCAGAAAGCGTTTCGATCGAGCCTGCCGAAGACGACAAGCTGATTTACGAAGGCATTTCCGGCTTGGATCGCGTGGCGCAATTGGGTGTGTACTCAACAGGCGGCGCGATTACGTTGCCACTTGACGACAAGGCAACGGGCTGGTTTTGGAAGTGGGCGTTAGGCGGCTATGAAGTGACAGGGGACGCCACGACCGGCTATACGCACACGTTCTATCCTGCCCGCAGTGCGCTGATGCCTTCATTTTCGGCGAAAGTCGGGAAGGACATTATGGAGCATGTGTTCCTTGGCAACGTGATTGAGTCGCTTGAATTGGAGATCGAGAACGAATGGGCGCTGCTAACGGTCAACACGTTAGGTGCATCGGACAAACGTGCGCCGTTGGCCACCAACATTCAATTCACGGAAGGGAACGTCTTCACCGCGCCAATGGCGGCGCTTGAAAAAGACGGAACGGATATGAGCGCGTCTGTAAACAGCTTGACGCTGACGGTGGAGACAGGCGCGGACATTGAGAGTGCCCAAGGATTTGGCTCTCGTTTCCCGAAAAAAGCGTTCATGGGTTCGATGGTTGTTACGTTAGAGGTTGCCCTTGGATTCGACAGCGACCAAGAGCTGATCGCCTTTTGGGGCGGCGCGGACGGTCCAAGCACTGACACATTGCAGGAATTCGGATACACGTTGCATCTAGGGAGCAATTTGGACATCATTTTCCCGCGTCTGATTTATACAGCATCGAGCCAACCGGTCGAAGGGCGGGAAGGAATTGTTCAGACAGTAACAGCGCGAGCCTTGTTTGACCAAGCGACAGGAACAGGACCCATTCAGGTGTCGCTGACGAACGACAAGGCATCGTATACAGTCGCATGA
- a CDS encoding HK97 gp10 family phage protein, producing MFDAEIRMDDLRSLIPRMRAALNRATELTALEVWGNLMEFSPQDHGRLAGSWKLQKRNARFYTVGTNVEYALVQNYGSGPYTIYPRRAQALRFEVNGEVVFAKKVNHPGIKPKRFIERSIAAAERRIDDFVEQALREVKLI from the coding sequence ATGTTTGATGCTGAAATTAGGATGGACGATTTACGGAGCTTGATTCCACGCATGAGAGCGGCGCTGAACCGTGCAACAGAGTTGACCGCGCTCGAAGTGTGGGGCAATTTGATGGAGTTTTCGCCGCAAGACCACGGGCGCTTGGCCGGATCATGGAAATTGCAAAAACGAAACGCGCGGTTCTATACAGTCGGAACGAACGTGGAATATGCGCTCGTGCAAAACTACGGTTCTGGACCATATACGATTTACCCCCGACGGGCACAAGCGTTGCGGTTTGAAGTGAACGGGGAAGTGGTTTTTGCCAAAAAGGTCAATCACCCGGGAATCAAGCCGAAACGCTTCATTGAGAGATCAATTGCCGCAGCCGAGCGGCGAATTGACGATTTCGTTGAACAGGCGTTGAGGGAAGTGAAATTGATATGA
- the iscB gene encoding RNA-guided endonuclease IscB gives MVFVLDTNKFPLAPCHEAVARKLLKQGKAAIYKRFPFTIILKKSVDESEIKTTYRLKIDYGSRHTGLAILRGQEVVWLGQLDHRTDIKERIDKRRAFRRARRNRKTRYRKPRFLNRKQKEGWLPPSLESRVQNIQTWVNRLKKLCPIGYISYENAKFDTQLMRNPEISGIEYQQGTLQGYEVREYLLEKFGRKCCYCGKENIPLEVEHIIPKSRGGTDRIDNLCLACRDCNQRKGNQTAEEFGCPHIQKQVKKSLKDASVINATRWKVYEVLKQAGLDVECGTGARTKMNRIRLGLPKTHYFDACCVGESTPSHLYFKTKEVLFIKAKGRGSRSRTNLDRYGFPRGYLARQKFFFGFQTGDMVKAIVPRGKYKGVWFGEVACRKTGSFDIKGKDGKRIAQGISYKYIQVIQRFDGYAYRKEGVELAQGAIPPRA, from the coding sequence ATGGTTTTTGTGTTAGACACAAATAAGTTTCCGCTTGCTCCTTGCCACGAAGCAGTTGCGAGAAAGCTGTTGAAACAAGGGAAGGCGGCGATTTACAAACGATTCCCATTTACCATTATCTTAAAAAAATCAGTGGACGAATCAGAAATTAAAACAACATATCGGCTGAAAATCGACTATGGAAGCAGACATACTGGATTAGCGATTTTGCGAGGACAAGAAGTGGTGTGGTTAGGGCAACTTGACCATCGCACAGACATCAAAGAAAGGATAGATAAAAGGCGTGCTTTTCGTCGAGCAAGACGAAATCGAAAAACAAGATACAGAAAACCACGCTTTCTGAACCGCAAGCAAAAAGAAGGATGGTTGCCGCCATCACTAGAGAGTCGTGTGCAAAATATCCAAACATGGGTTAACCGCCTAAAGAAGTTATGCCCCATTGGGTATATATCATACGAAAATGCCAAATTCGACACGCAACTAATGCGAAATCCTGAAATCAGCGGCATTGAGTATCAGCAAGGCACGCTTCAAGGATACGAAGTAAGAGAATACTTGCTTGAAAAGTTTGGACGGAAGTGTTGTTATTGCGGAAAAGAAAATATTCCACTTGAAGTGGAGCATATTATTCCAAAATCGAGAGGCGGGACAGATCGAATAGATAACCTTTGCCTTGCATGTCGAGATTGCAACCAAAGAAAAGGAAACCAAACAGCAGAAGAGTTTGGCTGTCCACACATTCAAAAACAAGTCAAAAAATCATTAAAAGACGCAAGTGTCATTAACGCAACAAGATGGAAAGTGTACGAAGTATTAAAGCAGGCAGGATTAGATGTTGAGTGCGGAACAGGTGCACGAACAAAAATGAATCGTATTCGTTTAGGTTTGCCGAAAACACACTATTTTGATGCCTGTTGCGTTGGAGAAAGCACACCAAGCCACTTGTACTTCAAAACAAAAGAAGTGTTATTCATCAAGGCAAAAGGGCGTGGTAGTCGTTCACGCACAAACCTAGATAGATATGGCTTCCCAAGGGGTTATCTTGCAAGGCAAAAGTTCTTCTTTGGCTTCCAAACAGGAGACATGGTTAAGGCTATTGTTCCAAGAGGAAAATACAAAGGTGTGTGGTTTGGTGAAGTGGCATGCAGGAAGACTGGAAGTTTTGACATCAAAGGAAAAGACGGTAAACGTATCGCACAAGGAATCAGCTATAAATATATTCAAGTTATTCAGCGGTTTGATGGATATGCCTATAGAAAGGAGGGAGTGGAACTTGCACAAGGCGCAATTCCTCCCCGTGCCTAA
- the terL gene encoding phage terminase large subunit, with translation MRSASPTNSLKTKKQETLSSSSLENETLLSEILTNLNSLERELSKEDYSVYLEYVHFGRYIPSRHSDLICDYLMRVERGEIDRLMIFMPPRHSKSMTVTETFPSWFIGRNPDRRVIEVSYGDSLARRFGRANRQKIEMFGEELFGIKISNDMGSVTSWDVEGHRGGMISVGIGGGITGQGADLLIIDDPIKNRKEADSLTYRNMLWNEWQNTLSTRLQPGGRVILILTRWHEDDLAGRLLEHEPERWTVLSLPAICDSENDLLGRKIGEPLWPEFGFDEKWAEETKKSVGSRTWNALYQQRPTPPSGAIIHRSWFKYYKQAPSQMDEYIQSWDFAFKDTNDGSFVVGQVWGRKGADKYLLDQVRAKLSFTESIRAIVSLTSKWPQAQAKLIEDRANGTAIINALRHQISGMLPVVPNGTKVERLNAVSPQFEAGNVYIPHPSIAPWVHDYVEELVAFPNAPTDDQVDATSQALRYLDRAGTKGTIKVDIF, from the coding sequence ATGAGATCGGCATCACCAACAAACTCCTTGAAGACGAAGAAGCAAGAGACCTTATCAAGCAGCTCATTAGAAAACGAAACGCTGTTAAGCGAGATTCTAACAAATCTTAATTCGCTCGAAAGGGAACTGTCCAAGGAAGATTACTCCGTTTATCTCGAATATGTGCATTTTGGACGATATATACCGTCCCGACATTCCGATTTGATTTGCGATTATCTTATGAGAGTGGAGCGCGGCGAAATCGACCGTCTCATGATATTCATGCCGCCGCGGCATTCTAAATCCATGACGGTCACCGAGACGTTTCCTTCGTGGTTCATCGGAAGAAATCCTGACAGAAGAGTCATCGAAGTCTCATACGGGGATTCTTTGGCGAGACGGTTCGGGAGAGCGAACCGACAGAAGATCGAGATGTTTGGTGAGGAATTATTCGGAATCAAAATCTCAAACGATATGGGATCGGTGACCAGTTGGGACGTCGAAGGGCATCGCGGCGGGATGATTTCCGTCGGTATCGGCGGCGGGATCACCGGCCAAGGTGCGGACTTACTCATCATCGACGACCCGATCAAAAACCGGAAAGAGGCGGATTCGCTCACGTATCGAAACATGCTGTGGAACGAATGGCAAAACACGCTATCCACCCGTTTGCAACCCGGCGGACGGGTTATTTTAATTCTCACAAGATGGCACGAAGACGACCTTGCCGGACGGCTGCTCGAACACGAGCCGGAGCGGTGGACGGTGCTTTCGCTTCCTGCGATTTGCGATTCCGAAAACGACTTGTTAGGGCGGAAAATCGGCGAACCGCTGTGGCCGGAATTTGGGTTCGATGAGAAGTGGGCGGAGGAAACGAAGAAATCAGTCGGATCGCGAACATGGAACGCCCTATACCAACAGCGGCCAACGCCGCCGAGTGGCGCGATCATCCATCGCTCGTGGTTCAAGTATTATAAACAAGCGCCTTCGCAAATGGACGAATACATCCAATCATGGGACTTCGCATTCAAAGATACGAATGACGGTTCGTTTGTGGTCGGGCAAGTATGGGGCAGAAAGGGAGCGGACAAATACCTGCTTGACCAAGTCCGCGCGAAGCTGTCTTTTACCGAGTCGATCCGCGCGATTGTATCGCTGACGTCCAAGTGGCCGCAAGCGCAGGCGAAACTCATCGAAGACCGCGCGAACGGGACGGCGATCATCAACGCGTTGCGGCATCAAATCAGCGGCATGTTGCCGGTTGTGCCGAATGGAACGAAAGTCGAGCGGCTGAATGCCGTATCGCCGCAATTTGAAGCAGGGAACGTCTACATTCCGCATCCGAGCATCGCGCCGTGGGTGCATGATTACGTCGAGGAATTGGTGGCGTTCCCGAACGCGCCGACAGACGACCAAGTGGACGCCACGTCACAAGCGTTGCGATACCTCGACCGAGCCGGAACGAAGGGGACAATCAAAGTCGACATCTTCTAA
- a CDS encoding phage portal protein, protein MGKQAVAKAYVLSDGEIIEESTLERYAIKQGESRALPSDRFGGAYGELGLVEPLYNLEALAQLLEINPYHYRAVKTKARDTAGLGWYLEAKTNNPSEQQREIAMQFLENPNPYKTLTDINNNVMVDYDSIGNGYYEVIRDEDGMLVGLEHIPAHTVRVHQDMNRYCQIRGVKKVWFKRFGFENDVDYVTGEIAPAGSIPIERRATEIIHVHNYTSRSDYYGLPDILPALSAIISDRERAEYNISFFENHAVPAYVVTVTGAELDEQTKQLIRRYFQQDIKKNRHSTLVVTAQKPQGDFSDTPVEIKFQALSVETKEASFRMLRADNRDEILSAHGVPPYRAGIVVEGSLGGSTARESTEIYKQSVIEPRQDMLENVLNRLLSVGLGITDWRFRFKDIDTKDTQAKIEELRFLFDIGAYSPNMILRELGRDPIDDPNLDRHFIFGQPLDASQEETNAILNSLKQLHAKLIDIATKEGGKHV, encoded by the coding sequence ATGGGGAAACAAGCAGTGGCCAAAGCGTATGTGTTAAGCGACGGCGAAATCATCGAAGAAAGCACGCTCGAACGCTACGCCATCAAGCAGGGGGAATCAAGAGCCCTTCCAAGCGACCGTTTTGGCGGTGCGTACGGGGAACTGGGGCTTGTCGAACCGCTGTACAATCTCGAAGCACTGGCGCAATTGCTCGAAATCAACCCGTACCATTATCGGGCGGTCAAAACGAAAGCAAGGGATACCGCAGGGCTAGGGTGGTATCTCGAAGCGAAAACGAACAATCCGAGCGAACAACAGCGCGAGATCGCCATGCAGTTTTTAGAGAACCCGAACCCGTACAAGACACTGACCGACATCAATAACAATGTGATGGTGGACTATGATTCCATCGGGAACGGCTACTACGAAGTCATTCGAGACGAAGATGGAATGCTTGTCGGTCTGGAGCATATTCCGGCGCATACGGTTCGCGTTCATCAGGATATGAACCGATATTGCCAAATTCGCGGCGTGAAGAAGGTATGGTTCAAGCGGTTTGGCTTTGAAAATGACGTGGACTACGTGACGGGCGAAATCGCGCCTGCCGGTTCAATTCCGATCGAACGACGGGCAACAGAAATCATTCACGTCCACAATTATACGAGCCGGAGTGACTATTACGGCTTGCCGGACATTTTGCCCGCGCTAAGCGCGATTATTTCCGACCGGGAGCGGGCGGAGTACAACATCAGTTTTTTTGAAAATCACGCCGTTCCAGCGTATGTCGTGACGGTGACAGGAGCGGAACTCGACGAGCAAACGAAGCAATTGATCCGACGATACTTTCAACAGGACATCAAGAAAAATCGGCATTCAACCCTTGTAGTGACGGCGCAAAAGCCGCAAGGTGATTTCTCGGACACGCCAGTTGAAATCAAGTTCCAAGCGTTGTCCGTGGAGACGAAGGAAGCAAGTTTCCGTATGTTGAGGGCGGACAATCGCGATGAAATCTTATCCGCGCATGGCGTTCCGCCCTATCGCGCTGGGATTGTCGTCGAGGGGTCGCTTGGCGGCTCAACGGCGAGAGAGTCAACGGAAATCTACAAGCAATCAGTCATCGAGCCGAGACAAGACATGCTTGAAAATGTGCTGAACCGATTGCTATCCGTCGGGCTGGGAATCACCGACTGGCGTTTCCGTTTCAAAGACATCGATACGAAAGACACGCAAGCGAAAATCGAGGAATTGCGATTCCTGTTTGACATCGGTGCGTACAGTCCGAACATGATTTTGCGCGAATTGGGCAGAGACCCGATTGACGATCCGAACCTAGACAGGCATTTCATTTTTGGGCAACCGCTCGACGCTTCGCAAGAGGAAACGAATGCGATATTGAATTCGCTGAAACAATTGCACGCCAAACTCATTGACATCGCCACGAAAGAGGGCGGTAAGCATGTGTGA
- a CDS encoding phage major capsid protein, with translation MLTNDMLLGKLENVLKAITTTDLGASRLTPAKQQLFVRTVSEATRILDEARRIDMTSHTHDIDRIAFGSRILQAATEGEAPTGEAKPDFSTNKLESVEVIGISGITDSTLEDNIEREGFEDTLIQLIAERVGVDLEELFLNGDKASSDPFLAKTDGWLKKAANLVQGTTDFDPTNVEAMFDAMIQALPKKYLRDRSQWRFYVHWDIEDAYRDVLRARGTGLGDTAQTTATQLAYKGIAVVDSANMPAGTAFLVNPANLVYGIYRDIRIEPDRQPKLRRTDFVTTLRVDCHFEDENAAVVGKGYTG, from the coding sequence ATGCTGACGAACGACATGCTTCTTGGAAAATTGGAAAATGTCTTGAAAGCCATCACGACGACTGACCTTGGCGCGTCTCGTTTAACTCCGGCCAAGCAACAGCTTTTCGTGCGGACGGTTTCCGAAGCCACTCGCATTTTGGATGAAGCGCGTCGGATTGACATGACGAGCCACACGCATGATATTGACCGCATTGCATTCGGTTCACGGATTTTGCAAGCGGCGACGGAAGGAGAAGCCCCGACTGGCGAAGCGAAGCCGGATTTTAGCACGAACAAACTTGAGTCGGTGGAGGTCATTGGCATTTCCGGCATCACCGACTCGACACTCGAGGACAACATCGAACGTGAAGGGTTTGAGGACACGCTGATTCAGTTGATTGCCGAACGTGTCGGTGTAGACCTTGAAGAACTGTTCCTCAACGGCGACAAAGCGAGCAGCGACCCGTTCTTGGCGAAAACGGACGGCTGGCTCAAGAAAGCGGCCAACCTTGTTCAAGGCACGACCGATTTTGATCCGACCAATGTCGAAGCGATGTTTGACGCGATGATTCAGGCTTTGCCGAAAAAATACCTGCGCGACCGTTCACAATGGCGTTTCTATGTGCATTGGGACATTGAAGACGCCTACCGTGACGTCCTCCGGGCTCGCGGCACGGGACTTGGCGACACGGCACAAACGACTGCGACACAATTGGCATACAAAGGAATTGCGGTCGTCGATTCGGCCAACATGCCTGCCGGAACGGCGTTCTTGGTCAATCCGGCGAACCTTGTTTACGGCATCTATCGCGACATTCGCATTGAACCGGATCGCCAACCGAAATTGCGCCGGACGGATTTTGTCACGACCTTGCGTGTTGACTGCCACTTCGAGGACGAAAACGCGGCTGTCGTCGGTAAAGGATACACTGGCTGA
- a CDS encoding ParB/RepB/Spo0J family partition protein, with protein sequence MVGKESQQVQKINAKLAGGFKLAIVPIDQLEFLEKNARFMKNETFQNLVNNIKRDGGLSQLPFCWLTPEGKYRILSGNHRCKAAIEAGLTEVPVIYTDRDLTRDEQIAIQLSHNAITGEDDPVILQELYAEIEDLEMKYYSGLDDKVLDQLEKVQIDGITEARLDYLTVSFLFLPEERDELFRVFEEAKETISDETVLARLEDFDRLLEAQKKVKQSYNIFNGATSLMIILDIFERHLEDLREGYLDENGEPEHKNHVPIASVLGSDEIPAEAAATLNKAIEKALSSGEIDKKEKWKLIENLATKYLSGE encoded by the coding sequence ATGGTGGGTAAGGAATCACAGCAAGTACAAAAAATAAACGCCAAACTGGCCGGAGGGTTTAAGTTGGCGATTGTGCCGATCGATCAATTGGAGTTTTTGGAAAAGAACGCTCGTTTCATGAAAAACGAGACATTTCAAAATTTGGTGAACAACATCAAACGCGACGGCGGACTGTCGCAACTCCCGTTTTGTTGGTTGACGCCTGAAGGAAAATACAGAATTTTGAGCGGGAATCACCGGTGTAAGGCTGCCATCGAGGCAGGACTGACAGAAGTGCCTGTCATCTATACAGACAGGGATTTAACAAGGGATGAGCAAATCGCCATACAGTTAAGCCATAACGCTATCACAGGCGAAGATGATCCCGTCATCTTGCAAGAGTTGTATGCGGAAATCGAAGACCTAGAAATGAAGTATTACAGCGGGCTTGACGATAAGGTTTTGGATCAGCTCGAAAAAGTTCAGATCGACGGGATTACGGAAGCGAGATTAGATTATTTGACGGTGTCGTTCCTTTTCCTGCCGGAAGAAAGGGACGAACTTTTTCGTGTATTTGAGGAAGCGAAGGAAACGATCAGCGACGAAACTGTGCTGGCTAGGTTAGAAGATTTTGATAGACTGCTCGAAGCGCAAAAAAAGGTAAAGCAATCATATAACATTTTCAACGGCGCGACGAGCTTAATGATTATACTGGACATTTTCGAGCGGCATTTGGAGGATTTAAGGGAAGGGTATTTGGACGAGAACGGAGAGCCGGAACACAAAAACCATGTGCCAATCGCGAGTGTTCTTGGCTCTGATGAAATCCCTGCGGAAGCGGCGGCTACGCTCAATAAGGCTATCGAAAAAGCTTTGTCGAGTGGAGAAATTGATAAAAAAGAGAAATGGAAATTGATCGAGAATCTAGCGACGAAATATTTGAGTGGTGAGTGA
- a CDS encoding XkdF-like putative serine protease domain-containing protein → MKHELTAPVTHKNEEKRIVFGPVLVPNEPDSDGDMVSAEKIEEVAHKFLEQYGNIDLQHTLNNVGKVVESYILPFDWKVDDELTVPKGSWMMGVRVQDEDVWRAVKEGKLTGFSIMGVPKAALKSKEAAKRTTLADLERSAGDWVVNAVSLVDEPAVPKAKFIAIKSKDNREEAVKKAIQGSFEYISELLREKVYQTFDNGAFDSYVYSIFEDSVVIRVDDLASGKKRFFQIGYTINEQGDVEFVGDLQEVRIVENIIPVESPSPQSVAVAAQAALGDEQSGGQGVTLSSEEKSPQRANKSFFDRFKEKLGLKPSEKAGRKISDANYEKLKAAKEVIDELLRIAEEERANKSKEGDDEVKVEDVQKMIDDSLKPVNDKLSEIMSTLKGAAPENEPQEPQTEDDDLEGEAAAKSEDDSYKEKYEQVMKQLEELKRKIPFSKRLTGQDGAAEKSKPQDEYDRDPFGFKRK, encoded by the coding sequence ATGAAGCACGAACTAACCGCGCCGGTCACGCATAAGAACGAGGAAAAGCGGATCGTGTTCGGGCCGGTTCTTGTGCCAAACGAGCCGGACAGCGACGGTGACATGGTATCCGCTGAAAAAATCGAGGAAGTAGCGCACAAGTTTTTAGAGCAATACGGCAACATCGATTTGCAACACACGCTGAACAATGTCGGCAAGGTAGTGGAATCGTACATCTTGCCGTTTGACTGGAAGGTTGACGACGAGTTGACTGTCCCAAAAGGAAGTTGGATGATGGGTGTTCGTGTTCAGGATGAGGATGTCTGGCGGGCGGTGAAGGAAGGGAAACTGACTGGATTTTCGATCATGGGCGTTCCGAAAGCGGCGCTGAAATCCAAAGAAGCGGCGAAACGTACGACACTGGCCGACTTGGAACGATCCGCCGGCGATTGGGTAGTCAATGCCGTTTCCCTTGTCGACGAGCCTGCCGTGCCGAAAGCCAAATTCATCGCGATCAAAAGCAAGGACAATCGAGAAGAAGCGGTGAAAAAGGCCATTCAAGGTTCGTTTGAATACATCAGCGAACTGTTGCGCGAAAAAGTCTATCAGACATTCGATAACGGCGCGTTTGATTCGTATGTCTATTCCATTTTCGAAGATTCCGTTGTGATCCGTGTCGATGACTTGGCGAGCGGCAAAAAACGATTCTTCCAAATCGGCTACACGATCAACGAGCAGGGAGACGTCGAGTTTGTCGGCGACCTGCAAGAAGTTCGCATCGTGGAGAACATCATTCCTGTTGAATCCCCTTCGCCGCAAAGCGTCGCTGTGGCCGCGCAGGCGGCTCTAGGAGACGAGCAAAGCGGCGGGCAAGGGGTAACCCTTTCAAGCGAAGAAAAAAGCCCACAGCGAGCGAATAAAAGCTTTTTCGATAGATTCAAAGAAAAGCTGGGGCTGAAACCATCCGAAAAGGCAGGGCGAAAAATTTCTGATGCGAACTACGAGAAGCTGAAAGCCGCGAAGGAAGTCATTGACGAACTGTTGCGGATTGCCGAAGAAGAACGAGCAAACAAATCGAAAGAAGGTGATGACGAAGTGAAAGTCGAGGACGTTCAAAAAATGATCGATGATTCGTTGAAACCCGTAAATGACAAGCTGTCGGAAATCATGAGCACGTTGAAAGGAGCGGCGCCGGAGAACGAGCCGCAAGAACCGCAGACTGAAGACGATGACCTCGAAGGCGAAGCCGCTGCCAAAAGCGAAGACGACAGCTACAAAGAGAAATACGAACAAGTCATGAAACAGCTTGAAGAACTCAAACGGAAGATCCCGTTCTCGAAACGGCTGACGGGACAAGATGGCGCGGCGGAAAAATCGAAGCCGCAAGACGAATACGACCGCGACCCGTTTGGATTCAAGCGCAAATAA
- a CDS encoding phage minor head protein, which yields MCEVCKLLDMDRELVAFLVAHGALPAIKEQDERIAEIEEKLARRLVSLQVGLESMFIQRLRELGYIPMSILEQETFIADILDPIFADMEEEIAEAAVESAVVARQLTFEEILEQGLELVFTEFSERVLEELRERVYVFSEDTFRRIKGDFRATLIRGYEEGKGIDDIAVDLRADFKDLRDHRLQTIARTEVQGAQNIGIFQTMQDYNVRYKQWLTVGDSRVRGRNPKDRADHYSLHGQVVRMDERFSNGLMHPLDRSGRIEEWINCRCRCRPYIPKKGEAITRTPYYP from the coding sequence ATGTGTGAAGTGTGCAAGCTGTTGGACATGGATCGCGAGCTTGTCGCGTTCCTTGTTGCACATGGAGCGCTTCCTGCAATCAAGGAACAGGATGAGCGGATCGCCGAAATTGAAGAAAAATTGGCGCGCCGGTTGGTCAGCTTGCAAGTCGGGCTGGAAAGTATGTTCATCCAGCGGTTGCGGGAGCTTGGCTATATCCCGATGTCGATTCTGGAACAGGAAACGTTTATCGCGGACATTTTAGACCCCATTTTCGCGGACATGGAAGAGGAGATTGCTGAAGCCGCTGTCGAAAGTGCGGTCGTGGCGAGGCAATTGACGTTTGAAGAAATTCTTGAACAAGGGCTGGAATTGGTGTTTACGGAATTCAGTGAACGCGTTCTCGAAGAGTTGCGAGAGCGCGTTTATGTGTTTTCGGAGGATACATTCCGGCGAATTAAAGGCGATTTCCGCGCTACGCTGATTCGCGGCTATGAAGAAGGAAAAGGGATTGACGACATCGCTGTGGATTTGCGCGCCGATTTTAAAGACTTGCGCGATCATCGACTGCAAACGATCGCGAGAACCGAAGTGCAGGGAGCGCAAAACATCGGCATTTTCCAAACCATGCAAGATTACAACGTCAGGTATAAGCAGTGGCTGACGGTCGGAGACAGCCGTGTGAGAGGAAGAAACCCGAAAGACCGCGCCGATCATTATTCGCTTCACGGACAGGTGGTGCGGATGGATGAACGTTTCTCGAACGGGCTGATGCACCCGTTAGATCGCTCCGGCCGGATCGAGGAATGGATCAACTGCCGATGCCGATGCCGTCCGTATATCCCGAAAAAAGGCGAGGCGATCACTCGAACGCCTTACTATCCGTAA